One Papaver somniferum cultivar HN1 chromosome 10, ASM357369v1, whole genome shotgun sequence genomic window carries:
- the LOC113317529 gene encoding cryptochrome-1-like gives MSSTCKTIVWFRKDLRIDDNPALAAAARDGQVLPVYIWCPKEEGQFYPGRVSRWWLQQSLVHLNQSLKSLGVSLVFIKAESTVSALLRCFEAVGATKIVYNHLYDPVSLVRDHTIKVKLAEHGICVQSFKGDLLYEPWEVYDEEGHAFTTFNAFWDKCVNLSIEPASVFPPWKLVPPAGTVDGCSIEELGLEDELEKSSNALLGKGWSPGWTNADKTLAEFVDRHLIDYSNSRVRLEGVTSSLLSPYLHFGEVSVRKVFQCIRMKQIIWAKEGNLLGEKNVKLFLRSLGLREYSRYLCFNFPFTQERSLMNNLRFFPWRSKHGDFKAWRQGKTGYPLVDAGMRELWATGWMHNRIRVIAASFFVKVLLLPWTWGMKYFWDTLLDADLESDILGWQYISGSLPDGHKLNRLDCPQVQGSKFDPEGEYVRQWLPELARMPSEWIHHPWNAPSLVLRAAGVELGLNYPKPIIDIDLAKERLADALSTTCQAETTARSANANGMEEVVMDNMDRAENWKIPVVVLKENVSHSTSLSDQRVPSFQNCKNGSASRKRPLCVEAGRPSPNKIQSNDCESETSGTGGLDLHSTAESTSAKRQSTSSALPFMVPDSSLNVEVLQEKELAYAMKQQNEGTSKGRNQLEA, from the exons ATGAGTAGTACATGTAAGACCATAGTTTGGTTTAGGAAGGATTTAAGGATAGATGATAATCCTGCCTTAGCTGCAGCAGCTAGAGATGGTCAGGTCCTTCCTGTTTATATATGGTGTCCTAAAGAAGAAGGACAATTCTATCCAGGTCGTGTGTCAAGATGGTGGCTGCAACAATCTCTTGTTCATTTAAATCAATCTTTGAAGTCCCTTGGGGTTTCACTTGTTTTCATTAAAGCAGAAAGTACTGTTTCAGCTCTTTTGCGGTGCTTTGAAGCAGTTGGGGCAACCAAAATTGTTTATAATCATCTTTATG ATCCGGTATCACTAGTTCGTGATCACACCATCAAAGTGAAGTTGGCAGAGCACGGCATTTGTGTACAAAGCTTTAAAGGGGATTTATTATATGAGCCATGGGAAGTGTATGATGAAGAAGGACATGCCTTTACAACCTTCAATGCTTTTTGGGATAAGTGCGTGAATTTGTCTATTGAACCTGCTTCTGTCTTCCCCCCATGGAAACTGGTTCCACCTGCAG GAACTGTTGATGGCTGCTCAATTGAGGAATTGGGTCTTGAAGATGAATTAGAAAAATCTAGCAACGCTTTGCTAGGCAAAGGATGGTCCCCTGGTTGGACCAATGCAGATAAAACTCTAGCTGAATTTGTTGATCGTCATCTTATTGACTATTCCAACAGTAGGGTGAGGTTAGAAGGAGTAACCAGTTCACTCTTGTCCCCGTACCTCCATTTTGGTGAAGTGAGTGTGAGGAAAGTTTTCCAATGTATACGGATGAAGCAGATTATATGGGCAAAAGAAGGGAATCTTCTTGGTGAAAAGAATGTAAAACTTTTTCTTAGGTCTCTTGGGCTAAGAGAATATTCACGTTACCTTTGTTTCAACTTCCCTTTTACTCAAGAGAGGTCTTTAATGAACAACTTGAGATTTTTTCCTTGGCGTTCAAAACATGGTGATTTTAAGGCTTGGAGACAGGGTAAGACTGGTTATCCGCTGGTGGATGCTGGAATGAGAGAGCTTTGGGCAACAGGGTGGATGCACAACAGAATCAGAGTTATTGCTGCTAGTTTCTTTGTGAAAGTCTTGCTACTACCTTGGACATGGGGAATGAAATACTTTTGGGATACGCTGTTGGATGCAGACTTGGAAAGTGATATTCTTGGTTGGCAGTACATCTCAGGAAGTTTACCTGATGGCCACAAGCTTAACCGGCTAGACTGCCCACAG GTTCAAGGTAGCAAGTTTGATCCAGAAGGCGAATATGTAAGACAATGGCTACCTGAACTTGCAAGAATGCCTTCTGAGTGGATTCACCATCCATGGAATGCTCCTTCGTTGGTGCTGCGGGCAGCAGGGGTAGAGTTGGGATTAAACTACCCAAAGCCTATTATCGACATAGATTTGGCAAAGGAAAGGTTAGCGGATGCTCTATCCACGACATGTCAGGCAGAAACGACTGCAAGAAGTGCTAATGCAAATGGGATGGAAGAAGTTGTCATGGACAACATGGATCGAGCTGAAAATTGGAAAATTCCAGTTGTTGTGCTGAAGGAGAATGTTTCCCACTCCACTAGCTTGTCCGATCAGAGGGTGCCATCATTTCAAAATTGTAAGAATGGTTCAGCTTCTCGAAAACGACCATTGTGTGTGGAAGCTGGGAGACCATCTCCCAATAAAATACAAAGTAATGATTGTGAATCTGAAACGTCTGGTACTGGTGGACTAGATCTACACTCTACTGCAGAATCCACTTCAGCTAAGAGACAGAGTACTAGTAGTGCCCTTCCGTTCATGGTTCCGGATTCCTCATTGAATGTTGAGGTTCTTCAAGAGAAAGAACTTGCTTATGCAATGAAGCAACAAAATGAG GGGACCAGTAAGGGTAGAAACCAGCTTGAAGCTTGA